A genomic window from bacterium includes:
- a CDS encoding sugar ABC transporter permease, protein MLHVMTGASDLRAAAAGGHGSIDARRRREIRLAYLLLAPAVLLVFGVMAYPIGWQVWTSLTDAPVGGAAPHFVGLSNYVALARDAGFWRAVAVTLVYVGITTLMKLVVGVAMGMGLARPFPGRSLAFIAAFLPWAYPAGPAEVGWFWFLTPPVPASYANFMAHWRILFDNALGFGTWGFVSVILLNVWRGGSFVGVFLLAARNGIPDQLFEYAALEARSAWQMFWAVTVPLLRPFLALAAFLTLTGAVGDLSNLWMQSGLRDTYPIVWTQAIQLALNGGLFGRASAETLALLPVLVVILLVCYRLFEPLEEDSL, encoded by the coding sequence ATGCTGCACGTCATGACCGGCGCTTCGGATCTGCGCGCGGCCGCGGCCGGCGGGCACGGCAGCATCGACGCGCGGCGCCGCCGCGAAATCCGGCTCGCCTATCTCTTGCTCGCGCCGGCCGTCCTCCTCGTCTTCGGCGTCATGGCCTACCCGATCGGCTGGCAGGTGTGGACGAGTCTCACCGACGCGCCCGTCGGCGGGGCGGCGCCGCACTTCGTCGGGCTGTCAAACTATGTCGCGCTCGCGCGCGACGCCGGCTTCTGGCGCGCGGTCGCCGTGACCCTCGTGTACGTCGGGATCACGACCCTCATGAAACTCGTAGTGGGCGTCGCGATGGGGATGGGGCTCGCCCGCCCGTTTCCGGGCCGGTCGCTCGCGTTCATCGCCGCGTTCCTCCCCTGGGCCTATCCGGCCGGCCCGGCCGAGGTGGGCTGGTTCTGGTTCTTGACGCCGCCGGTACCGGCTTCGTACGCCAACTTCATGGCTCACTGGCGCATCCTGTTCGACAACGCCCTCGGGTTCGGCACGTGGGGCTTCGTCAGCGTGATCTTGCTGAACGTCTGGCGCGGCGGCTCGTTCGTCGGCGTGTTTCTCCTGGCGGCCCGCAACGGCATCCCGGACCAGCTCTTCGAATACGCGGCGCTCGAAGCCCGCAGCGCGTGGCAGATGTTCTGGGCGGTGACCGTGCCGCTGCTGCGGCCGTTCCTGGCGCTGGCGGCGTTTCTCACCTTGACCGGCGCCGTCGGCGATCTCAGCAACCTGTGGATGCAGTCCGGTCTGCGTGACACGTATCCGATCGTGTGGACGCAGGCCATTCAGCTGGCGCTCAACGGCGGCCTCTTCGGCCGGGCGTCGGCGGAGACGCTCGCGCTGCTGCCGGTGCTCGTCGTGATTCTCCTGGTCTGCTACCGGCTGTTTGAGCCGCTCGAGGAAGATTCGCTGTGA